A section of the Solitalea canadensis DSM 3403 genome encodes:
- the rplO gene encoding 50S ribosomal protein L15 translates to MNLSSLKPAEGSVKNGKRIGRGTGSGKGGTSTRGHKGAGSRSGTSTKIGFEGGQMPLQRRLPKVGFKNINRVEYVGVNLDVLQGLAEKFNLSVIDNEAMKAHGLVSKSDLVKILGRGELKAKLEVKAHAFSAKAVEAIEAQGGIVVKL, encoded by the coding sequence ATGAACTTAAGTAGTTTAAAACCTGCAGAAGGTTCTGTAAAAAATGGCAAGCGTATTGGTCGCGGTACCGGATCTGGTAAAGGTGGAACCTCTACTCGTGGTCACAAAGGTGCAGGATCTCGCTCTGGTACTTCAACCAAAATTGGTTTTGAAGGTGGTCAGATGCCATTACAACGTCGTTTGCCTAAAGTAGGCTTTAAAAACATTAATCGTGTTGAGTATGTAGGTGTAAATCTGGATGTTCTTCAAGGGTTAGCGGAGAAATTCAACTTATCAGTTATTGATAACGAAGCTATGAAAGCTCATGGTTTAGTATCTAAATCTGATTTAGTGAAAATCTTAGGCCGTGGCGAACTTAAAGCTAAATTAGAAGTTAAAGCACATGCTTTCTCAGCTAAGGCAGTAGAAGCGATTGAAGCACAAGGTGGTATAGTTGTAAAGCTGTAA